One Onychostoma macrolepis isolate SWU-2019 chromosome 15, ASM1243209v1, whole genome shotgun sequence DNA segment encodes these proteins:
- the LOC131520565 gene encoding LOW QUALITY PROTEIN: cytochrome P450 2C42-like (The sequence of the model RefSeq protein was modified relative to this genomic sequence to represent the inferred CDS: inserted 1 base in 1 codon; substituted 1 base at 1 genomic stop codon), translating into MELSSSLVLVLVLGVLMLFWWRRRRVGXSLPPGPLALPLVGNLPIIDKRAPFKSFMQWSKTYGPVMTVYLGPQRMVVLVGHDTVKEALVDQAEHFTGRAPIPFLIKVLRGYGLAISNGDRWRQLRRFTLTTLRDFGMGRKRMEEWIQDESRHLLKSFEETKSTPVDPAFFLSRAVSNVICSLVFGQRFDYEDKNFLHLLQIISRLLRFISSPRVRXADGTLYNVFPKLMQLLPGRHHAMFKEIGDVKAFVLKKIKEHEQNLDFGDPKDFIDCFLIKLKQEKHNPDTEFHKDNLLGTVLNLFIAGTETTSTTLRYALMLLIKHPHIQEQMQREIDRVIGQNRIPTMDDRKSLPFTDAVIHEVQRYLDIVPLNVPHYATHDISFRGYIIPKDTVIIPMLHSVLRDEKQWETPWTFNPEHFLDDNGNFKKNPAFIPFSAGKRSCVGESLARMELFLFIVSLLQKFSFSSPKGPDGVDTSPELSSFGNMPRFYDLIASPLSNRIVHLVSF; encoded by the exons ATGGAACTGTCTAGCTCGTTAGTGTTGGTTTTAGTCTTGGGTGTGTTGATGTTGTTctggtggaggaggaggagagtgg TCTCTTTGCCCCCGGGGCCACTGGCACTGCCACTGGTTGGAAACTTACCAATCATAGACAAGCGTGCACCCTTTAAAAGCTTTATGCAG TGGAGCAAAACCTATGGGCCTGTGATGACAGTGTACCTCGGGCCTCAAAGAATGGTGGTTCTGGTCGGTCATGATACAGTGAAAGAGGCTCTAGTGGACCAGGCAGAGCACTTCACAGGCCGAGCACCCATTCCCTTTCTGATCAAAGTTCTGAGAGGCTACG GTTTGGCCATCAGTAATGGAGATCGCTGGCGTCAGCTGAGGCGCTTCACTCTCACCACACTGAGGGATTTTGGAATGGGACGCAAACGAATGGAAGAGTGGATTCAAGACGAGAGCAGACATTTGCTGAAGAGCTTTGAGGAAACCAAAT CAACACCAGTTGACCCAGCCTTCTTCCTGAGCCGAGCCGTGTCCAACGTGATCTGTTCATTGGTGTTTGGGCAGCGCTTTGATTATGAAGATAAAAACTTCCTGCACTTGCTCCAGATCATCTCCAGGCTCCTGCGCTTTATCAGCAGCCCCAGGGTCAGGTGAGCAGATGGGACA CTGTACAACGTCTTCCCTAAACTAATGCAACTCTTGCCTGGTAGACATCATGCCATGTTTAAAGAGATAGGAGATGTCAAAGCCTTCGTCTTGAAAAAAATCAAGGAACATGAGCAAAATTTGGATTTCGGTGACCCAAAGGACTTTATTGACTGCTTTCTTATCAAACTCAAACAG GAGAAACACAATCCAGACACAGAATTCCACAAGGATAACCTGTTGGGGACCGTTTTGAATCTGTTCATAGCTGGTACAGAGACCACCAGCACAACTCTCAGATATGCCCTGATGCTTCTTATCAAGCATCCCCACATACAGG AACAAATGCAGAGGGAGATTGACAGAGTTATTGGACAGAACAGAATCCCTACAATGGATGACAGAAAGTCCCTCCCCTTCACTGATGCTGTGATTCATGAAGTACAGCGCTATCTGGACATTGTCCCACTAAATGTTCCCCATTATGCCACACATGACATCTCATTTAGAGGTTACATAATACCAAAG GACACAGTAATTATTCCCATGTTGCACTCTGTCCTAAGGGATGAGAAACAGTGGGAAACCCCTTGGACCTTTAACCCAGAGCACTTTCTGGATGACAACGGCAACTTTAAAAAGAATCCAGCATTTATCCCCTTTTCTGCAG GTAAACGCTCTTGTGTGGGTGAGTCTCTGGCTCGTATGGAGCTCTTTCTGTTCATcgtgtctctgcttcagaaatTCAGCTTTAGCAGTCCAAAGGGTCCGGATGGAGTAGACACCAGTCCTGAACTCAGCAGCTTTGGCAACATGCCTCGATTCTATGATCTTATTGCATCCCCGCTGAGCAACAGAATAGTGCACCTTGTGTCATTTTAA